One stretch of Pseudobdellovibrionaceae bacterium DNA includes these proteins:
- a CDS encoding response regulator transcription factor, translating into MLIAMNALCLIVEDQIESRKLLVDLVRRTFPALTIETVGSARDALSWIASRAAQPQGPSLKLALVDLGLPDGSGVDLIRALSEKEPHAVSIVVTIYDDDNYLFDALAAGAGGYLLKGGDPQLLSETLRRLDQGEPPLSPSIARRLVAHFRTPVETRATEPHTGAELSPRERETLTLLGRGLTVSESAREMGLSPQTVAGYVKVIYQKLHVSNRAAAIRVGIRRGLV; encoded by the coding sequence ATGCTGATCGCAATGAACGCCCTGTGCCTGATTGTCGAAGACCAAATCGAATCGCGTAAACTTCTCGTGGATCTGGTTCGCCGGACCTTCCCCGCTCTGACCATCGAGACCGTCGGTTCAGCCCGGGATGCGTTGAGTTGGATCGCGAGTCGTGCGGCACAGCCCCAAGGCCCTTCTTTGAAACTCGCGCTCGTCGATTTGGGCCTTCCGGACGGATCGGGAGTCGATCTGATCCGTGCGCTCAGCGAGAAAGAGCCCCACGCCGTCAGCATCGTCGTCACCATTTACGATGACGACAACTATCTTTTCGATGCGCTCGCCGCCGGGGCTGGCGGTTACTTGTTAAAAGGTGGCGATCCGCAACTTCTCTCAGAAACCCTGCGCCGCCTCGACCAAGGCGAGCCGCCTTTGTCCCCCTCCATCGCGCGCCGTTTGGTCGCGCATTTCCGCACGCCCGTGGAAACTCGCGCCACCGAACCCCACACGGGCGCGGAACTCAGCCCGCGCGAACGCGAAACTTTGACGCTTTTGGGACGCGGATTGACCGTTTCGGAATCGGCGCGGGAAATGGGACTGAGCCCGCAAACCGTCGCGGGCTACGTTAAAGTCATTTACCAAAAACTCCACGTATCGAATCGCGCCGCCGCCATTCGCGTGGGTATCCGACGCGGACTCGTTTAA
- a CDS encoding amino acid permease: MNPTLGLPMLTFYGTGMILGAGIYSIIGKAAGETGEGLWLGFLVAAVAALLTALSYAELSTMFPKAGAEYVYLTHAFPSTPWLGATLGTLMSFAGASTAAAVAVAFGGYLREFADVPVTLIALAVVASFTLLALAGIRQSGWVTAVSTLIEAGGLVLVIALGFMSPTFGEALAAIPHQGLMTGAALIVFAFFGFENIVSLAEEAKHPERDLPRAILLSLAIATVLYFFVALAAVSLMPPAKLAASGAPLMEATRAGSPRMATILGAVALFATANTALISIIGASRVLYGMGDAGAIPKMFSFVLSKRKTPWLATLVTAGAALALLPLRQLETIASVSSFATLSAFAAINVALIRLRFTDHDRRRPFRVPLTIGRWPILPTAAAAMAAALLTQLEARAFYVGVPLMLVLVAFFMLYARSKRNS; this comes from the coding sequence CTGAATCCCACTCTGGGTCTGCCCATGCTGACCTTCTACGGAACGGGAATGATTCTGGGCGCGGGAATCTACTCCATCATCGGGAAAGCCGCGGGCGAAACCGGTGAGGGACTCTGGCTCGGTTTCCTGGTCGCGGCCGTCGCGGCGCTGTTGACCGCCCTGTCCTACGCGGAGCTGTCGACGATGTTTCCCAAAGCGGGCGCGGAGTACGTTTACCTCACGCACGCCTTCCCGAGTACGCCCTGGCTGGGCGCGACGTTGGGAACGCTGATGTCTTTCGCCGGCGCCTCGACCGCGGCGGCGGTCGCCGTGGCTTTCGGCGGTTACCTGCGGGAATTCGCGGACGTTCCCGTGACCTTGATTGCGCTCGCGGTCGTCGCGTCCTTCACGCTGCTCGCCCTCGCCGGCATCCGCCAATCCGGTTGGGTCACGGCCGTCTCGACGCTGATCGAAGCCGGCGGACTCGTTTTGGTGATCGCGCTCGGCTTCATGTCGCCAACCTTCGGTGAAGCCCTGGCGGCGATTCCCCATCAAGGCCTGATGACGGGCGCGGCCTTGATCGTCTTCGCGTTCTTCGGTTTCGAAAATATCGTGAGTCTGGCCGAGGAGGCTAAACATCCCGAACGCGATCTTCCCCGCGCCATTCTATTGAGCCTGGCCATCGCGACCGTGCTTTACTTCTTCGTCGCGTTGGCCGCGGTCAGTCTGATGCCCCCGGCAAAATTGGCCGCCAGCGGCGCGCCCCTGATGGAGGCCACGCGCGCCGGATCGCCCCGCATGGCCACGATTCTCGGCGCGGTCGCGTTGTTCGCGACCGCCAACACCGCACTGATCTCGATCATCGGCGCAAGTCGCGTTTTGTACGGCATGGGTGACGCCGGGGCGATTCCCAAGATGTTCAGCTTCGTCCTCTCAAAAAGAAAAACCCCGTGGCTCGCCACGCTCGTCACCGCCGGCGCGGCGCTCGCGCTTTTGCCTTTGCGCCAACTCGAAACCATCGCGAGCGTCTCATCCTTCGCGACGCTTTCGGCATTCGCGGCGATCAACGTGGCGCTCATCCGGTTACGCTTCACCGATCACGACCGGCGGCGCCCGTTCCGCGTCCCGCTCACGATCGGGCGTTGGCCGATTCTACCGACCGCCGCCGCCGCGATGGCGGCCGCGTTACTCACGCAGCTGGAAGCCCGGGCTTTTTACGTCGGGGTGCCGCTCATGCTCGTGCTCGTGGCCTTCTTCATGCTCTACGCTCGATCAAAAAGAAATTCCTGA
- a CDS encoding methyltransferase domain-containing protein, whose translation MSDTIQSYNRAFMPYAFDTVIAAMFLPFGGIKSIRSQALEIADIKPGARVLELGCGTGAITELLEKRGAVVTAIDGSETMLNRARKRSLNANFLKQNLAWLSLEGQFDVILFAFVLHELPYELRLKVFAQIYPLLAPGGKVLIVDHAVPEEKGFSRLWRSLLMKLEPPTVADCISNGYDQELQANKFELVEKRNLAKGTVALTISVPKQTS comes from the coding sequence GTGAGCGATACGATACAATCTTATAATCGCGCCTTCATGCCCTATGCCTTCGATACTGTTATTGCAGCGATGTTCCTCCCTTTTGGGGGAATTAAATCCATCCGCTCGCAAGCACTTGAGATAGCTGACATCAAACCTGGCGCGCGAGTTCTTGAACTCGGATGCGGTACCGGCGCTATAACAGAGCTACTTGAAAAGCGCGGCGCGGTGGTTACGGCCATTGATGGCTCAGAGACCATGCTAAATCGAGCAAGGAAGCGGTCGCTCAATGCGAATTTTCTAAAACAAAACCTCGCTTGGTTATCTTTGGAAGGCCAGTTTGACGTTATACTTTTCGCATTTGTTTTACATGAGCTTCCTTACGAGCTTCGCCTGAAGGTTTTTGCGCAGATTTATCCGCTGCTCGCTCCCGGGGGGAAAGTTCTTATTGTTGACCACGCGGTTCCCGAGGAAAAAGGCTTTTCAAGATTATGGCGAAGCCTTCTTATGAAGCTTGAACCGCCTACCGTGGCCGATTGCATATCAAACGGTTACGATCAGGAGCTTCAGGCTAACAAGTTCGAGTTAGTAGAGAAGCGCAATTTAGCTAAAGGAACTGTCGCGCTTACGATTTCTGTTCCGAAACAAACAAGCTGA
- a CDS encoding zinc ribbon domain-containing protein, producing the protein MVCEECGINLSARPKHAWKYLRKQKRFVEYDPIFYYTCARKPKVGGFRCNSKTHHRAQLIDELVWQKVSAIVKNPRLLQEKHAEFISGDAIKRRTAQILALKGSHEEELLKLERRACELSALLGEARMDEEEFRAAKNANQKRREDVLAQVASVSTGIAALEAQADSSALLEVAKELAGVVDDANFEQRREIVQALVSKILVSSSGDITVTVKGGLALEV; encoded by the coding sequence ATCGTCTGCGAAGAATGCGGCATCAACTTATCGGCTCGGCCCAAGCACGCCTGGAAGTATCTGCGAAAGCAGAAGCGGTTCGTCGAGTACGATCCGATTTTCTACTACACCTGTGCCCGCAAGCCGAAGGTCGGCGGCTTTCGGTGCAACTCGAAGACCCACCATCGCGCGCAGCTCATCGACGAGCTTGTGTGGCAGAAGGTCTCCGCCATCGTTAAAAACCCTCGTCTATTACAGGAGAAACACGCGGAATTCATTTCGGGCGACGCCATCAAACGAAGAACGGCGCAAATCCTCGCGCTCAAGGGATCCCATGAGGAGGAGCTGCTGAAACTCGAACGGCGGGCCTGCGAACTCTCCGCGCTCCTAGGCGAAGCGCGCATGGATGAAGAGGAATTCCGTGCGGCGAAGAACGCGAACCAGAAGCGGCGCGAGGACGTGCTCGCACAAGTTGCTTCGGTTTCAACCGGGATCGCGGCCCTTGAGGCTCAAGCGGACTCATCAGCCCTGCTGGAAGTCGCGAAGGAGTTGGCTGGGGTCGTAGACGACGCAAATTTCGAGCAGCGACGCGAGATCGTCCAGGCCCTCGTCTCCAAAATTTTAGTCTCTTCGTCCGGCGATATTACGGTCACGGTCAAAGGAGGGTTAGCTCTTGAGGTTTGA
- a CDS encoding YiiD C-terminal domain-containing protein: protein MLQPADLTRHFHAKIPVSQALGLQVVEISDRHAKLQAPLLPNINHVQTAFGGSLYAAAALSCYALFQALAASAGGFSDELVIQEGRIQYLAPVARDFEVETRLTTPDQAGQFIETLRRHGKARLELHAEIREQGSNVVAARFTGMYVYRGAKIPGAREGTQS, encoded by the coding sequence ATGCTTCAACCCGCGGATCTGACCCGTCACTTCCACGCCAAAATCCCCGTCAGTCAGGCCTTGGGCCTGCAGGTGGTGGAGATTTCGGATCGCCACGCGAAACTTCAGGCCCCGCTGTTGCCGAACATCAATCACGTGCAAACGGCCTTCGGCGGTTCGTTGTACGCGGCGGCGGCACTTTCTTGTTACGCCCTTTTTCAAGCACTTGCCGCGTCCGCCGGCGGCTTCAGCGACGAGCTCGTCATTCAAGAAGGTCGCATCCAGTATTTGGCTCCGGTCGCGCGCGATTTCGAGGTCGAAACGCGATTGACGACACCGGATCAGGCCGGCCAATTTATCGAGACTCTGCGCCGTCACGGAAAAGCGCGTTTGGAGCTGCACGCGGAAATTCGCGAGCAAGGCTCAAATGTCGTGGCGGCGCGATTCACGGGAATGTATGTTTATCGGGGCGCCAAGATTCCGGGCGCGCGGGAAGGGACCCAATCATGA
- a CDS encoding 3'-5' exonuclease domain-containing protein 2, with protein MFLSFPGKIHLIDTDQELQAVAAELQSCTELGFDTETRPAFRKGESYPVALLQLATETDAYIIRLKHIKNFAVIKEIFENPAVVKVGAAIRDDLKQLQKRFQFDQHGFVELQAVAKAKNLKNMGLKGMTEEVLQGTITKGPKTTNWEAQELTEKQILYAATDAWIGLKLYQKLAPPATP; from the coding sequence ATGTTTTTATCTTTTCCCGGAAAAATTCACCTCATCGACACGGATCAAGAGCTGCAGGCGGTTGCGGCGGAACTTCAATCCTGCACGGAGCTGGGCTTCGATACCGAGACCCGGCCCGCGTTCAGAAAGGGCGAGTCCTATCCCGTCGCTTTATTGCAATTAGCGACAGAGACGGACGCCTACATCATTCGACTGAAACACATCAAAAACTTCGCGGTGATCAAAGAGATCTTCGAAAATCCCGCGGTCGTGAAGGTGGGCGCGGCGATTCGCGATGACCTCAAGCAGTTGCAAAAGCGATTTCAGTTCGATCAGCACGGCTTCGTTGAGCTACAAGCCGTGGCGAAAGCCAAGAATCTGAAGAATATGGGCCTGAAAGGTATGACCGAAGAAGTTTTGCAGGGCACGATCACCAAAGGTCCAAAAACCACCAACTGGGAAGCGCAAGAACTGACCGAGAAGCAGATTCTGTACGCGGCCACGGATGCTTGGATCGGTCTGAAGCTTTATCAAAAGCTGGCTCCGCCCGCGACCCCTTAA
- a CDS encoding DUF1634 domain-containing protein has product MATEVQVAPKEDQKIVQRILQIGLGLAVSLMAGGIVAQLALDPDLPAAALSLEGLVDPDAGLPARLLGWGVFVLALTPVVRVVSLIVLWVRMKDWLYAAVSITVLLTLALAVAVGHR; this is encoded by the coding sequence GTGGCCACTGAAGTGCAAGTCGCTCCCAAAGAAGATCAGAAAATCGTCCAACGCATTTTGCAAATCGGCTTGGGCTTGGCGGTTTCGTTGATGGCCGGCGGGATCGTGGCCCAACTCGCGCTCGATCCGGATCTGCCGGCGGCGGCGCTCAGTCTTGAGGGTCTCGTGGATCCCGACGCGGGACTTCCCGCGCGGCTTTTGGGCTGGGGGGTTTTCGTGCTCGCCCTCACCCCCGTCGTGCGGGTGGTGAGCCTGATCGTTTTGTGGGTCCGGATGAAAGATTGGCTTTACGCGGCGGTCTCGATCACGGTGTTGCTCACACTCGCTCTCGCGGTCGCCGTCGGACACCGTTAG
- the trxC gene encoding thioredoxin TrxC, with product MKTYVICDQCGQTNKVETEPMKTPVCGACQTALPVHGALVTATDRSLAKLIAKSPLPVVVDVWAPWCGPCRAFAPTFEEASREFAGRYVFVKINSQDNPQWPSQLGVRGIPTLIVFRDGQEVTRVAGAMPANDFTNWLKGV from the coding sequence GTGAAAACTTATGTCATTTGCGACCAGTGTGGACAGACGAATAAAGTTGAAACCGAGCCGATGAAGACACCGGTGTGTGGCGCTTGCCAGACGGCGCTTCCCGTACACGGGGCACTCGTGACGGCGACGGATCGAAGTCTCGCGAAGCTCATCGCGAAATCGCCTTTACCGGTGGTGGTGGATGTCTGGGCGCCTTGGTGCGGACCCTGCCGCGCCTTCGCGCCGACGTTTGAAGAAGCCAGCCGCGAATTCGCGGGCCGCTACGTTTTCGTAAAAATCAACTCCCAGGACAATCCGCAATGGCCGTCCCAGCTGGGCGTCCGCGGAATCCCGACGTTGATCGTTTTCCGCGATGGCCAAGAGGTCACGCGCGTGGCGGGCGCGATGCCCGCCAACGACTTCACGAATTGGCTGAAGGGCGTTTAG
- a CDS encoding DUF1904 domain-containing protein → MPHLRVRFLTEEKVQHLSEKMIPELASLTQTPADHYTLELISSKLFSAGKPTAGDPFCEVLWFDRGPAMQDQAAELITRHLRAIHPEGDVVVCFLPLGRTAYYENGRHFGS, encoded by the coding sequence ATGCCTCATTTACGCGTTCGATTTTTGACCGAAGAAAAAGTGCAGCACCTAAGCGAAAAGATGATCCCCGAGCTCGCGTCACTGACGCAAACGCCTGCGGATCACTACACTTTGGAGTTGATCTCTTCGAAGTTATTCTCCGCGGGGAAACCTACCGCGGGGGATCCCTTCTGCGAAGTGCTTTGGTTTGATCGTGGGCCGGCGATGCAAGATCAAGCGGCGGAACTCATCACCCGCCACCTGCGGGCGATTCATCCGGAAGGTGATGTGGTTGTTTGTTTTCTGCCCTTGGGCCGCACCGCGTACTATGAAAACGGCCGCCACTTCGGAAGTTAA
- a CDS encoding serine hydrolase: MKTTPSMKALLIVTFFFLAACGHDIQTVMEELPNESLEQPGIEEPIVEEPTGPNGNNPVMDGNFTTLPGGKSLGSISVSGSKLTLAKGTGTAFTSAKRAEYENLKRLTQTDPAHKVQWTFMDLDARRVIARSLSADKKIFGASSSKIYVAAALLDQQNGQLSASQLQLMADMLVVSSNTAWTNLQSQIGGGSADKGRERIHNFTQRMGYPLTRGYQGYWGKIHGNELVPDETVETLYDIYTNKFPGAETLWKLMHTCRTGSSRGRKYIPSNIYVGGKTGTYDGPTENPATGATYNVAIRNHILVFNVGGRQYGLVVYANSGSDESAALLAGGLLREYTGVN, translated from the coding sequence ATGAAAACCACCCCGTCCATGAAGGCGCTCCTTATCGTTACGTTCTTCTTTCTCGCGGCCTGCGGGCACGACATCCAGACGGTGATGGAAGAACTCCCGAACGAATCGCTCGAGCAGCCCGGAATCGAAGAACCCATCGTCGAAGAGCCGACGGGGCCGAACGGCAACAATCCCGTCATGGACGGGAACTTCACGACTTTGCCGGGGGGAAAATCCCTGGGCAGCATCTCGGTCAGCGGTTCGAAGCTGACGCTCGCGAAGGGGACGGGCACCGCGTTCACCTCCGCCAAGAGAGCCGAATACGAAAACCTGAAGCGGCTGACCCAAACCGATCCCGCGCACAAAGTGCAGTGGACCTTCATGGATCTCGACGCGCGTCGGGTGATCGCGCGCAGTCTTTCGGCGGACAAAAAGATCTTCGGCGCTTCGAGCTCGAAGATCTACGTCGCGGCGGCCCTGCTGGATCAGCAGAACGGTCAGCTGAGCGCCTCGCAACTGCAATTGATGGCCGATATGCTCGTGGTGTCTTCGAATACGGCTTGGACGAATTTGCAATCGCAGATCGGCGGTGGCTCGGCCGACAAAGGCCGTGAGCGTATTCACAATTTCACCCAGCGCATGGGCTATCCGCTGACGCGCGGTTATCAAGGCTACTGGGGGAAAATCCACGGTAACGAGCTCGTCCCCGACGAGACCGTTGAAACCCTGTACGACATCTATACGAACAAATTCCCTGGGGCCGAAACCCTGTGGAAGCTCATGCACACCTGCCGCACGGGCTCGTCGCGCGGTCGGAAGTACATTCCGTCGAACATCTACGTGGGCGGGAAGACGGGGACCTACGACGGACCGACGGAAAATCCCGCGACGGGTGCGACTTACAACGTCGCCATCCGCAATCACATCCTGGTTTTCAACGTCGGCGGTCGCCAGTACGGCCTCGTGGTCTACGCGAACTCGGGCTCGGACGAGTCCGCGGCGTTACTCGCCGGTGGATTGCTGCGCGAATATACGGGCGTGAACTAA
- a CDS encoding nuclear transport factor 2 family protein has product MATEDRIREMVDRETRAWDEKNTEKLISVFHPDMVWPWPPTQAQHDPIDWVLVQGKFSASRWGKTWQELFDTYDLIHNIRTTQKVVVSKEEDGAFAVVDIDTLWKHRQTGKEMNWKGRTCKTYTRTEEGWKMIHQVGVLDYSKVGR; this is encoded by the coding sequence GTGGCGACTGAAGACAGAATTCGCGAGATGGTCGATCGAGAGACCAGAGCGTGGGACGAAAAGAATACGGAAAAGTTAATTTCGGTTTTTCATCCAGACATGGTCTGGCCGTGGCCGCCGACCCAAGCCCAACATGACCCGATCGACTGGGTGCTTGTTCAAGGAAAGTTCAGCGCTTCCCGCTGGGGCAAGACGTGGCAAGAGCTTTTCGATACGTACGATCTTATTCATAACATCCGGACGACCCAAAAGGTCGTCGTCTCCAAAGAAGAAGACGGCGCCTTCGCGGTTGTCGACATCGACACGCTTTGGAAACACAGACAGACCGGCAAAGAAATGAATTGGAAGGGACGAACCTGCAAGACCTACACACGGACCGAAGAGGGATGGAAGATGATCCATCAGGTCGGAGTTCTCGACTACTCCAAAGTCGGTCGATGA
- a CDS encoding DEAD/DEAH box helicase, with product MYELRPYQHDAVQATLRHFRQEKTPAVIVLPTGAGKSLVIAELARLARGRVLVLAHVRELVEQNHAKYLSFGLDAGIYSAGLGRKDQNQKVIFGSIQSIARAQDEFFREFSLLIIDECHRVSDEGETQYQQVITQLQATNPELCVLGLTATPYRLGLGWIYEYNSARKELKTTQPRFFKKCIFELSIQTMIDDGFLTPPVRIDSPVASYDFSALELKGGRFVISEIEKTLKDQKRITPLIIRNIVEMAEDRQGVMIFTSSVRHATEIMASLPPFVSALVVGETSSQDREDTIQAFKERKLKFLVNVSVLTTGFDAPHVDVIAILRPTESVSLYQQIVGRGLRLSPGKQDCLILDYTGQTHDVFSPEVGNARPNSQAVMVKVDCPACGHENDFWGLKDDEGQIVEHYGRKCQGAFEDPVTGEIAACGFRFRFKVCGECGAENDIAARVCHECAQTLVDADQRLKEVMSLKDAHIMRVDSMAFHEIVDKKGRHRLEVDYYDADGEVLKEFFDLATREEIKAFELNFLRVHHRVPGLRPDVRGIRDVLGLRSRLRQPAFLVARKHRQDWKIREKIFGDVSPDGRTRRNLELYPGAGLKEEP from the coding sequence ATGTACGAGCTGCGCCCCTACCAGCACGACGCCGTCCAGGCCACCCTCCGGCACTTCCGGCAAGAAAAGACCCCGGCCGTCATCGTTTTGCCGACCGGCGCCGGCAAAAGTTTGGTTATCGCAGAGCTCGCGCGTTTGGCGCGGGGCCGCGTTTTGGTTTTGGCCCATGTCCGTGAGCTGGTCGAACAGAATCACGCGAAATACCTGAGCTTTGGCTTGGACGCGGGCATTTATTCGGCGGGCTTGGGGCGTAAGGATCAAAACCAAAAGGTGATCTTCGGCAGCATTCAATCCATCGCCCGCGCGCAGGACGAGTTCTTCCGCGAGTTTTCGTTGTTGATCATCGACGAATGCCATCGCGTCTCCGACGAAGGCGAAACGCAATACCAGCAGGTCATCACGCAGCTGCAGGCGACCAATCCCGAGCTTTGTGTCTTGGGTCTGACCGCGACGCCCTACCGGCTGGGGCTCGGCTGGATTTACGAGTACAACTCGGCCCGCAAAGAGTTGAAAACCACGCAGCCGCGTTTCTTCAAGAAATGTATTTTCGAACTTTCGATCCAAACGATGATCGACGACGGATTCCTGACTCCCCCCGTCCGGATCGACTCGCCCGTCGCCAGTTACGATTTTTCGGCGCTCGAGCTGAAGGGCGGCCGCTTTGTCATCAGCGAAATCGAAAAAACCTTGAAGGACCAGAAACGCATCACGCCCCTGATCATACGGAACATCGTCGAGATGGCCGAGGATCGTCAAGGCGTCATGATCTTCACGAGCTCCGTGCGCCACGCCACCGAGATCATGGCCAGCCTGCCGCCGTTCGTCTCGGCGCTCGTGGTCGGCGAAACCTCAAGCCAAGACCGCGAAGACACGATCCAAGCGTTCAAAGAGCGCAAACTGAAATTTCTGGTGAACGTTTCGGTTCTGACCACGGGATTCGACGCCCCCCATGTCGACGTGATCGCGATCTTGCGGCCCACGGAATCCGTCAGTCTGTACCAGCAGATCGTGGGCCGCGGACTGCGCTTGTCGCCCGGGAAACAGGACTGTCTGATTCTGGACTACACCGGCCAAACCCACGACGTTTTTTCACCCGAAGTCGGTAACGCTCGTCCGAATTCGCAGGCCGTGATGGTGAAAGTGGATTGCCCCGCTTGCGGACATGAAAATGACTTCTGGGGCCTCAAAGACGACGAGGGCCAAATCGTCGAGCATTACGGTCGCAAATGCCAGGGCGCCTTCGAAGACCCGGTCACGGGCGAAATCGCGGCCTGCGGCTTTCGCTTCCGCTTCAAGGTCTGCGGCGAATGCGGCGCCGAAAACGACATCGCGGCGCGCGTCTGTCACGAATGCGCGCAGACGTTGGTCGATGCCGATCAACGGTTGAAAGAAGTCATGTCGTTGAAAGACGCGCACATCATGCGGGTCGACTCGATGGCCTTCCACGAAATCGTCGATAAGAAAGGACGCCACCGTCTGGAGGTTGATTACTACGACGCCGACGGCGAAGTCCTAAAAGAATTCTTCGACTTGGCCACGCGCGAGGAAATCAAGGCGTTCGAGCTGAACTTCCTGCGCGTGCATCACCGCGTTCCCGGCCTCCGGCCCGACGTGCGCGGCATCCGCGACGTCCTGGGTCTGCGCTCGCGTCTGCGGCAGCCGGCGTTCCTGGTCGCGCGTAAACACCGCCAGGACTGGAAAATCCGCGAGAAAATTTTCGGCGATGTTTCACCGGACGGACGAACGCGGCGCAATCTCGAACTTTACCCCGGCGCGGGCCTCAAGGAGGAACCATGA
- a CDS encoding NAD(P)-dependent alcohol dehydrogenase: MRSVDRSSYGPPEALRVSDLPVPSPGPGEILVRVHVATVNRTDCGGLRGEPYIFRFFAGFPKPRHRATGTDFAGVIEKIGADVGNYAVGDRVWGFNDHGAGTHAEYAVIPVRSSNGAVAKIPEGLSFEDAVGSIEGAHYAINFINKVKLRPGDKVLVNGGTGAIGSAAIQILKARDIQVTAVCAGPHVERVAKLGPDRVIDYTKLDYTQEALQYDFVFDAVGKNTFGTSRRVLTPQGIYISSELGPGAENIYLALITPWRAGQKVVFPIPTNIAGSLQIMTELLVAGKFRPLIDREYPIERISEAFRYVESGQKIGNVILRMSPSS, from the coding sequence ATGAGAAGCGTCGACCGTTCATCCTATGGACCGCCCGAAGCCCTGCGCGTTTCGGACCTGCCCGTACCGAGTCCCGGCCCCGGGGAAATTTTGGTCCGCGTTCACGTCGCCACCGTCAATCGCACCGACTGCGGAGGTCTGCGCGGCGAGCCCTACATCTTTCGCTTTTTCGCGGGATTCCCGAAACCGCGGCACCGCGCGACGGGCACGGACTTCGCGGGAGTCATCGAAAAAATCGGTGCCGACGTGGGGAACTACGCGGTTGGCGATCGCGTGTGGGGCTTCAACGATCACGGCGCGGGCACGCACGCGGAATACGCGGTGATCCCGGTGCGCTCCTCGAACGGCGCGGTTGCGAAAATTCCCGAGGGCCTCAGCTTCGAAGACGCCGTGGGCAGTATCGAAGGCGCGCATTACGCCATCAACTTCATCAACAAGGTGAAGCTGCGCCCGGGCGATAAGGTTCTGGTCAATGGCGGCACCGGCGCGATCGGCTCGGCCGCCATCCAAATTCTGAAAGCGCGCGACATTCAAGTCACCGCCGTCTGCGCCGGCCCGCACGTCGAGCGCGTCGCGAAACTCGGACCGGACCGCGTGATCGATTACACGAAGCTCGACTACACCCAAGAAGCGCTCCAGTACGATTTCGTATTCGATGCGGTCGGCAAGAACACATTCGGGACAAGCCGCCGCGTTTTGACTCCGCAAGGGATTTACATTTCGTCCGAGCTGGGACCCGGCGCCGAAAACATCTATCTAGCGCTGATCACCCCATGGCGCGCGGGTCAGAAAGTCGTCTTCCCGATCCCCACGAATATCGCGGGCAGCCTGCAGATCATGACCGAACTGCTCGTCGCGGGAAAATTTCGTCCCCTGATTGATCGCGAATATCCCATCGAAAGAATCAGCGAAGCCTTCCGCTATGTCGAAAGCGGACAAAAAATTGGTAACGTCATTTTACGGATGAGCCCCTCTTCATGA